The genomic window ACTATGCCTATCCAAcctgttttccttccctccctcttttccttccctccctctttcacaGAGGCTAGACCTGCTTCCCAGTCTGGCAGCTTTCcctgcctcttctgcttcctctccctttccccttcaCAGGCACTTCACCCAATACGTGTCTTAGAATCAAATCCTATCTTAATGTCTGCTTCGCCAAGAACCTAAACTAACACAGACGTGTCCACGAAACATATTAAAACTGTAAACCATGATTTCAAAACAAGCTAAGAAAATAATCCAAGACATCAAAGAACATgcatcaaaattagaaaaagctcagaaaaaaaggtgacaCATTCAGAAGTtacaagttaaaataaaaatcatttaaaagataaagactaatctagaatacacacaaacacaaataaacacaACAAATAATGCCTTACGAgaatagaagatttaaaaaaggaaaacaacaaaaagaaatgaagaagaggaTATAAAAAAAGATACTCTTTGGGATCTTTGATGGCAGAATTTCTTTAACTTCCCAAGAAACTTATTTTAGCTGCCTCACACCTTCATTGCTGAGAGTTTCTCTAAATCTAATTATTAATTTCCCTTTTTCATAAACTTATTGGAGAAAACCAGTTGATGATTATCCATCTCCAACCAATTatccaaatcttcctcagggaatcttttttattttcctttacttaaTTTGGGGTTGGGGGCATTTCTCTTTAATACtgtctaatttctccacatttatGTCTGTTTTTTTAACGCAGAGCCACTAATTGGAAATACTACCCAGGTCAAGATATGACCAATGTTAATATGGCAGAGTACATGGATTAGGTATGAAATGGGCTTATCTATACATTTGGGGGATTGTGACCTGGTCAAATGATTGGACTCAGACCCTTAACCTAGTCTATTCTGCTGAGCTTTTCCAAGCATGAAGATAAAGAGTGGTCACTTTACCAACATCatcaacaaatattgactgagcATTTTCAATGTGCCAAGAATTGTGTTCACTGTTTCAGATGTCTTAAGGTCATCCTTGATCCAAGAGGATGGCgtgaaggtttttgttttgtttttatgaacaATACTTTGGATTAAGAACAAAGACATGTAAATTTAGGTCTAAAGTCAGCTCTTGAGATATTGTATTACCGAAAGAAGAGAACAATCCCAATTAGGCCAGTGTTAGAATGAAGGAGGGCACATCTATGTTGACAGTTTGATGGGAAAAACAATAGGGACATTCAGAGGCACCTCCACATTCTCCTGCTCCTTACTTCCCAGTCTCCACCGCTCAGTCTTACTTGGCCCCAAATATCCCGACTTTCAAGTCTGTCTTGGACATAAGACataaattcataataaaaataaaaatgtgattatGTCCCTTCAAGTTCCCAAAATACCTATGATCACATATATGATAATAATATCATAAACATATTGAGCATTTACTTTGGTCCAGACGTTATCTCATTAAATCATCACTccaataaccctgtgaggtagaaACTATTATTTTCTTGCTGCTCTAGAATTCAAAGTCAGACTGCCAGATTCCAGATGCCAAGCGTTCTTTCCCTATGTTCTGCTACCTCCCTATGACAAAAAATAACACAGCCAATCTTATGCTACAGCTAACCTACAGTGTGAGggatattttattttgctaatactTGAGCCAGCAATTTAAAGTAAAAGCAAAGTATCACAAGAGATGAGGCGAAGTGTGGCAGTGTGAAtcaaaggggggggggggggggcggggggaagaaGGCGAACCTGAAAGGGAGGAGAGCAGTGAGTGGGGAATTTATAACAGTTGTGCTAAGCACCTCTCAAGTCTCCTTCCAGAGCATTCGAATTATACAGCAAAGGCCTCCTTTATTAGAATCAAAACTTAATAGCCTAAACGCAAACCAGACATTTAACTCTCCAACTGATATAGCTCCCCATATTTTATCCCATAATCATCATATTTGGACTCTTTCAGTTACAGTAAAGCCAACACTTTTACCCATCCAGTCACCAGATTTCTATCTCAAAAGGTTAAGATATACCATAGTCGACTAATGCTTTCTATAGGAATCAAGAGGTTACAGCACAGTGAGTTTGTTTTAATGCTACGTGTTAAACACTTCAGAACACTTAGGATATCGTTCTTAGTTAACTTGCTAACTTGCATTCCAAGGAGCAACAATGCCCGGTAGGGCTTACGTTTAAAGGTGAAGCTTAAACTTAGAGTGCCTTGGTTTAAACCTAGCTGTCACCTAAcaagctttgtgatcttgggcgTGATATTTAACCTCCTGGGATTCACTTTTCTCAGCTACAAAATGCGGTCAACAGCAGAATCTATCTCATAGGATTGTGGGGACTAAACGAGGTAATATGTAAAAATGCTTGCCACAGTCTCTGGCACATAATGTTCTAAGCGTTAGCTGTTTATCACAGAGGACTGGTTTAATATAAAGAGaaactaaaatgtaaaaaacattaaATCCATTAACTATTAATTTCTGTTATCGTCGGTCACCTAAATCTGgtttttcttctctcatctttCCGTTACCGCATTCTCCCCTtttgacaaaggaataaaaaaccCCAAGACTTCAGAGTTCTCTGGAGGCAAAGCAAGGAACACAGGTAATTAATACATCCAGAAATAGTCCTTGCCTGTGAATTTGCCTGTCTACGGTGCGTCCCCAAACAACCCAAGAAGGGGTCCGCCTCCTCGACGTCTGGACCCAGAGACCAGTCCCAACGCAGCCGACGTCCAAGTCCCACCCACGTACAGTCGCTCTGCAAGGTGATTTACATATCGATCGTTTATTGGCTACTAGCAACCACTCGCTCTCCTCATTGGCTGACACTGCCCCGTGCCGCAGTCCAGCGGGGCATGTTGGCCTTGAGCGTCACAGGCGCCTACATTTCCGTTTCCGGGTCGCCTCGGGAGCTATGGCGACCGCGACAGGCGTGAGGTATCTGCTGACATTAGGTAGATGGCGCCGCGGCCTTGGAGTAGCTCCCCAGTCCCGAGTGAGTGCCCACTTTCTCTGCTCTCAGAGAGACGTGAGATCCCGGAAACAGCTCCGCTCCGAGGACGAGCGCTCTCGGCAGCCCCTCCCTTCGCGAACGCCCGGAACCTTCCCTTCTGCCCCGCAGTCAGCTTTTCTTTCTCGGCCTGCAGGCGCTCGCCGCCCTCGTGCCCGGCGTCTCCCAGGTGGATAACAAGTCCGATTTTCTGGGGAAGAGGCCCCATCGCCGGCACCCTGGCATCCTGCGGCTTCCGCGCGTGCGGCTGCCGCAAGCCCTGGCTGACGCCGCGCAGTTACTGGTGCTCGGTGAGTAACGGTGGAAAGGGAGGCCCGAGAAGAGGCGGAGACTGGAGCTGCACGCGAGTGATGCCGCTCTTCACCTTTGGCCCACAGAGAGCTCGATGCCCAACGTGGAGAAGCAGGTGCAAGCACTCACCAATTATCTCTGGAGCCGGCATTTACCTGTAGAGCCAGAGGAGTTGCAAAGGCGGGCTGTACATCTTGagaaaaaattcctggaaaaccCAGGTAGGGCTTAAGAATAAAGAGTAGGTCAAGTTAACATATCGGTAGGAAATGAACAGCGAGAAATAATATTCCAGTTTCTCAAATAAGTACTGCGGTTTCTTATTTGACTTTGTGGCCAGAGCAGTAATAACAGTGACGTCTTATCAAGAGAAGGTAGGTTATTTCAGAGATTGCCCTTGAGGCTTTGGTAAAGGTCAGCGAGTGCTTCAGCAGCCTGTAGAAACCTAGATGTTTGGTTTTTTACTCCGAGGCCATTGGATTAGGACCGTCTAAGTTTTTGTTCAAGTGAAATAAAGTCCTTATATGGCTCCCTGTCCAGTACTGAAACCCTCTccagaaataagagaagaaatataaTTTGTCAAGTTATTTTCATGATTGTGAgcaccttcattttacagacttGCCTTTTCTTCATCTTGTATTCCCTGCACTTCCCACGGTACCTGGTTCATGGTAGAGGCTCAGTAGACAAAACAGTATGAACTGAACACAAATATGAGACTTAAGATTTTCAAGCCCCTTTCCTCCCTGTGGGAACATTGGAGATGTCACAATCTTAGGTTTGGGAGAAGTGAAGAAATCCACAAAATATTGTCCTTATCCAGCCCTTTGAATCTTTACCATACTTCCCTTGAACATACAACAAAACCTGTGGGATAGGGTTGATTGAGTTGAATAAACTGCTATTAGAGGCAAAATGCTATCTGAAACagtctggtggtggtggtggtggtggttattcCTACCTGCAATTTTTCTCTAGGTTTAGCTTCTCTCCTAAGCTTTGAGGCTTTCCCCCGGGGGAGTTGGGGAGGGATGGGCAGGGAGTATATTCACATATTGGATCTGAGCCCTATTCTTCCTAGGTCCTCACTTCAAGTCCTTGTTCTCACCCCAGACTCACCTCAGACAGAGGAGAAGCTTTGTGGAGCCGTGCTGCATGCCCTGCGCAGAACTACCTACCACTGGCAAGAACTGAGGTAAGGGGGACCAGAAGGgctgcagaagaaagaaaagtttgacTTTAGAAGGAGAGTTGGGGAAGTACAATTACACAGTTTAGTGTTTGAAAAAGCTACCTGGTTTGTAAGTCTCCACGGACTCTTCTGTATTGAGAAGTGAAAGCATTGAACTGACAGAGCCCTTTCCAAAGATTTCATTTCCTAAAAGTCTGGAAGATAGCTATGGGATAGATGGTTGTTTCCCAGTGGGTGTGACTCTCTGATTTTTCTGGCAGCTACAATGAGGGACTCAGCCTGGTGTATATGGCAGCAAGACTGGATGGTGGCTTTGCAGCAGTCTCCAGGGCATTCCATGAGGTGAAGGTCTCTCCACTTCAACCTGAACCCTTTTACCATCAGTTCCCTTATTCATAAAGTAGTCTTTTGGGGTAGAGTTCTTGGGATGTTGCacatacatttctttctttaaagaggCCCTCTTgaggccggccccttggccaagtggttaagttcgcctgctgcgctttggtggcccagtgttttggcggtttggatcctgggtgcagacgtgacaggacatgctgaggtggcatcccatatgccacaaatagaaggactcacaactaaaaatacacaactatgtatcggggggcttgggggagaaaaaggaaaaaaataaaatctttaaaaaaaaaaagaggccctCTTTATCCTCTGAAAGAATTTTGAGACCCAAGAAAGGTTTAGAATCAGTATTTTAGGAGCTTGCTAttctatattgaataagagtttACATTGTATTTACATTGAATATCAAAACACATTCAcatctcctctcctctgccaTGGCCCCCTAATTCATATTCACCAAGGCCCTAAATAAGTGTCTGCTTACCCTAATGTGGGGTGTTGTATATTTCCTCAGATCCAGTCTCGAATTCCAGAGTTCCAGCCACAAACCTTGATGGACTTTGGCTCGGGTACTGGTTCTGTCACCTGGTAAGTATCTTTCTCTGTCAGTTCTAACTCTTGAGAGCCACGCTTATACCACTCCAATATCAATACCCTGGAGAACCGGAGGGAGAATAGGAAAGTTGGGAACTAGAATGTTTTTTCCCTCTTGTTAGGCAAGGCATAAGATTATGGAATAGGGCCAGAACTTAAAGAAATGTCAAGTAAAAAAGATGCATGTTTagaaagataaaaaaggaaaggaatttggggctggccccgtggcggagtggttaagttcacgcgctccgctgcaggcggcccagtgtttcgttggttcgaatcctgggcgcggacatggcactgctcatcagaccacgctgaggcagcgtcccacatgccacaactagaaggacccacaatgaaatatacaactatgtaccggggggctttggggagaaaaaggagaaaaataaaatctttaaaaaaaaaaaaaaaaaggaaaggaatttagTGTAAGGCATAGGTTTTACATAGCATCAGAGTTTTTTGCCTACAAGTGATTTTTTCCATCTGCCTTGTTTTTTAAGGAGTTGTAAACAAAAACTGTTAGTTTTTCCAACTATTTTAACGTAACACTCTCTTTCCCCAGGGGTGGGGTTGGAGGTGGAGGGGTCTCTTGTAGGGATGACTCTTTGTCATGAGAACTAGCAGTTTATATTTTGCCATTTTAGGGCTGCTCATAGTACTTGGGGCCAGAGCCTACgtgaatatatgtgtgtggaCAGCTCAGCTGCCATGTTGGATTTGTCAGAAAAGCTACTGAAAGGTGAGGACAAGGTATAAGGAAGGGCTTTTCCAAAGTTGAAGGAGCTAAGAAAGCAAAGGAGTACTAGAAAGGGTGTTTTATTGGGAAGTAGAGGAGAGAGCTAAAAGTTAAAGATGAATCTGATCTCCGTCCAACCTTATGGTCAAGCAGAGGCTGGTGGAGGCCTTTGCTGGACTGTGGATGGGTCGGGTAAGATTAACAGGACAGGAGACCCAATATTCTCCCTGTCCTTTTTAAGAGTTGCTTACCATATTGCACCTCACTTTCAGCTAGCATTTCTCTTTATTCCTGGGGCTATGTTTCTTGTCAGGCTATCACTTCAGTTTATACCTATACATTCATAGTTGCCACATCTCTGCTTTCCCCCACAGGTGGCTTAGAATCTGGGAAGCCTTATGTTCCAGGTGTCTTTTTCAGACAGTTTCTACCTGTATCACCCAAGGCAAGTGGCATTGTGTAGGTGTGCTAAATGTAGAATGTGGCAGATGGAAAACTGGCCTGAGCTTTGCAACCCAGGATTGGAtgttagaagagaaaagaaagcagaagaaattgAAGGGATAGAACTTGGTTGTACTCTTAGAAGTGGGAGGTAGTGGGTCTGTCGTGTTCCTTGTCTTGGTCCTCAGGTGCAATTCGATGTGGTGGTATCAGCCTTTTCCCTAAGTGAACTGCCCAGCAAGGCTCATCGCACTGAGGTAGTCCAAACCTTGTGGCGCAAGACAGGTCATTTTCTGGTGAGTTGAaatccctttttcttttcaagttttaggCCACCTTCATGGTTttcattcctttccttctctccattgGAGCTTGTCTTCATTCTTGATCATTTTTCTCCTGCATAGATCTCTTTATCCCTCTTTGAGGGCCTTCATCCCCCTCTTATATTTAATGCTTATTTCCCTCAGGAGCCCTACTCCGTATTTAAATGCTCTTACAGAGCTACTGGCGTGTTTTCATGTCATTCAGGGCTTCTGCCTATTTTCCCCTTTTGTGAACAGATACTGGTGGAGAATGGAACAAAAGCTGGGCACTGCCTTCTCATGGATGCCAGGGACCTGGTCCTTAAGGTAaggttctttctcctcctttcacaCCGCTCCATCCACCTGTCTGTCACCAGTTACTGGTACTCCCTTGAAAACTGAAGCAATTCTGTCATAGAATGGTAAGGATGACTCAGGATATTAGGTGTATAAAGTCAGTAGGATATAGGGTAGTGGTTGACAGACTAGAGTTGAGGATCAAATctggcctgccacctgtttttgtatgagCCATGCTTATGTTTGTGTCTGTTGTCTGTGGCTACTTTCTTGCTACAgacagcagagttgaatagttgggACAGAAACAAATTTTGCCTACTCTCTGGgcctttaaaaaagaagtttgccaacccctgatctaGGGCATTGCTGAGCCAAGAACCTTATCTCTTTGGGACGGTATGAGGCAGTGTATAATCATAAATTTATTTGTCCCAGAGTGGGATTTTTTTGAGAGTGGAGGTTGCTGACAAGGGAGAGCACCATACTATGTGCCAAGTTCTTGCCTTTCTCCTGCTGCAGAGGAAAAGTTCTTTGTTTGGAGTTTTAGAGAAGCAGCCAGCTTAACTCAAAGAACATAGTTAATAATTACCAGAATTGAATGTTAAAAGAGTCCTCAATCTACTGAGTGCAGAGATTGAGTTATGAGAATAGACCCCTCAGGCCCAGCTTAATTTTTTGGATTTCCTTTGATTTCAGGGAAAGGAGAAGTCACCTTTGGACCCTCGACCTGGTTTTGTCTTTGCTCCCGTGAGTATTACTTCTACCTTTCCCAGCACACAAAGATGTGAATTCGCCTGTGGCCAGGAAAAGTAAGAGGGTAAAGCTAAGCCACCCTCCACTACTTTGTGTTCCTGTCCAGTTTCTTTCTTAGTGATCCTCTGGCTCCCCTTACCCCCTGCGACCATGCTCCCCTAACCCTAGCCCTTTGTGACTCTATGAGTCTTAGCTTTTCAGTTTTATGATATATGGTTCTTTTGTCTTACCTCATGTCTTTTATGTGTGTTCACAGTGTCCGCATGAGCTTCCTTGTCCTCAGCTGACAGCCCATAAGCCCCTGGCCTGTAGCTTTTCTCAGGCTTACCATCCCATCGCCTTCAGCTGGGTATGTACCCTGGAAATAGGGTGGCAGGGAGAAAATAGCCTGGGAAAGCAGGATGAAGAAGAATCAGAGTGGGGCCATCCCCGTGTCGCAGCAGTTAAgcgtgcacgttccgcttcagcagcctggggttcgccagttcggatcccagttgtggacatggcaccgcttggcacgccatgctgtggtaggcatcccacatataaagtagaggaagatgggcacagatgttagctcagggccagtcttcctcagcaaaaagaggaggattggcagcagatgttagctcagggctaatcttcctcaaaaacaaaaaagaaaaagaatcagaggtGGGAAGAGTTGGAAAATTCAGAGAATAGCCTGGAGATTTTAGGGCCTGAATGTTGTGCTTAACTTAGAGAATATGAAAAGGCCTGCGGGAATGggggtcaatttttttttttccccgtaTCTTTTTCCTCCAAATAGTCTCTGTATCCTTATCTTAGAACAAGAAGCCAAAGGAGGAAAAGTTCTCGATGGTAATCCTTGCCCGAGGGTCTCCAGAAGAGGCTAATCGCTGGCCCCGTATCACTCAGCCTATCCTTAAACGGCCACGACATGTGCATTGTCACCTGTGCTGTCCAGATGGGCAGATGCAGCATGCTGTGATCACAGCCCGCCGCCATGGCAGGTAGAGAGGATGTGACCAAAATTAGTGGGAGGTGGCTAGAACCTGCAGCCCACACTGACCTCTCTTTTCCATAGGGATTTGTATCGCTGTGCTCGTGTCAGCTCCTGGGGAGACCTTTTACCTGTGATCACACCGCCTGAGCTTCCTCCGTCCCCTGCTAAAGATCCCCCTGAAAGCTGACAAGAATGTGTAACAAGTGTTTTCTTTTGTCGCGCCTGCCAAGGCTGAAGCTGCCTGGTATCCAGGATGGGAGGGCTGGTACCCCcatatatctgtgtgtgtttgaggttttaataaaaataaagagttttCAAAAAATGGAAATGGATCTTTTGAGTCTTAAAATGTATAGAGGTCAATTGTCATGGCCTATCCTGTAATGAAGAGAATCCTCAGATTTTCAGTGCCTGCTTTCCCCACACAAATCTCAAGCTCACCCTCTCCTGTAAGAACACTGCTGCTTCTACCAGAGACCAGGCTTCCCAGGGAGGTAATCTGGGGTAGTGGGAAAACCGCCCCCAGCTCTTTGCGAACTGGCCCAACAGGTCTCAGGCTTGTTAGGCAGGCCACCTGGATAGGGGAACCAGCAGCTGCCTggcctctatttttttctccctccttcccttccatctTTCTCAGGGTTCATCAACTCCCCTAGAGTTTGCTTCATATGTTTCTCTCAAGAGGTTGATCCCCATCAGGACTGAATCTGCCATCTCCACCCCTGTATATCCAGGTAGGACCCTTCAGAGTACTTGGTTCGTTTCTCAGTTTTCCCCTGGGCCTTGCTATTTCAGAGCTAGAGTAACTCTCTGTCTTGAAACTCTCAGTCCCTTTCCTGCAGTATATATCAGGAAGTGGGCACAGTCAGAAGTTGTACCAATATCAATGTTGTAATACCAGAAATCTCACCTTTCCACTAGACATTTCCTTGCCTTGAGCTATTTTTCTGGGGTTACAGGAAAGGGGAATACCCTCATCTACTAGTTCCCACAGCAACTGCAGCACCACGcctcagccccacctcctccttacCCCCAGGTGGCCCCAAATCCCCTCTGAAAGGGTGCGGTTCAGGTAACAGCGTAGCAACCTCTAACACTtggggtagggtggggagggTATGAAAGGCTTAGATCAAATGTCCTGAGTGAGGCAGGAACAGACTGTCCCCAACAACACAGCTGGGAAGTAACTACCATAGACTCCCATTTTGGATTAGATCATCCCAGGGCATGAATTTAGACTGTCCACAGTGCTTGGATTAGTCATGGCATTGAAGAGGAGAAGATGTAGAGCACGGGACTGTGCCTGGCAGGGAGTCTGGAGTTTCTGGTTTCGAAGTTCTGGAAGGCGTGAGCCAGAGGAGGGGCCTCCGTGCAGGGAGAGGGCGGGAATCTGGGGCAGGGCCCCAGTCAGCTGTGCAAGGCTGTGCAACCAGAGGCAACACAGAACGGAAAGAGGATCCCTACAGACTCCTGAAATTCAGAAGAGTGGACACTCCAGGTTTGACCACCTAAGACACCATTCCTCTAAAGATTATAGCTCCATTTGTCATTCTGAAGCCTCTGCTTGTCCTGTACCCCAAGGATGGAGCCACTTCTAGGAGTAAAAATTGGCTGCCTCTTTGCCCTGCTGACTCTCACTCTGGTCTGTGGCCTTATTCCCATCTGCTTCAAATGGTTCCAGATTAATGCAGCCACAGGTATAGCCTTACCACATCTTTGTCCCTATAACCTAAGTCTGACTTCAACCCTGTCACCCTATCCTGA from Equus asinus isolate D_3611 breed Donkey chromosome 2, EquAss-T2T_v2, whole genome shotgun sequence includes these protein-coding regions:
- the SLC39A2 gene encoding zinc transporter ZIP2 isoform X4 — translated: MALKRRRCRARDCAWQGVWSFWFRSSGRREPEEGPPCRERAGIWGRAPVSCARLCNQRQHRTERGSLQTPEIQKSGHSRMEPLLGVKIGCLFALLTLTLVCGLIPICFKWFQINAATGRHRRVLSLLGCTSAGVFLGAGFMHMTAEALEGIESEIQKFVKQDRK
- the METTL17 gene encoding ribosome assembly protein METTL17, mitochondrial, whose amino-acid sequence is MATATGVRYLLTLGRWRRGLGVAPQSRALAALVPGVSQVDNKSDFLGKRPHRRHPGILRLPRVRLPQALADAAQLLVLESSMPNVEKQVQALTNYLWSRHLPVEPEELQRRAVHLEKKFLENPDSPQTEEKLCGAVLHALRRTTYHWQELSYNEGLSLVYMAARLDGGFAAVSRAFHEIQSRIPEFQPQTLMDFGSGTGSVTWAAHSTWGQSLREYMCVDSSAAMLDLSEKLLKGGLESGKPYVPGVFFRQFLPVSPKVQFDVVVSAFSLSELPSKAHRTEVVQTLWRKTGHFLILVENGTKAGHCLLMDARDLVLKGKEKSPLDPRPGFVFAPCPHELPCPQLTAHKPLACSFSQAYHPIAFSWNKKPKEEKFSMVILARGSPEEANRWPRITQPILKRPRHVHCHLCCPDGQMQHAVITARRHGRDLYRCARVSSWGDLLPVITPPELPPSPAKDPPES
- the SLC39A2 gene encoding zinc transporter ZIP2 isoform X3 is translated as MALKRRRCRARDCAWQGVWSFWFRSSGRREPEEGPPCRERAGIWGRAPVSCARLCNQRQHRTERGSLQTPEIQKSGHSRMEPLLGVKIGCLFALLTLTLVCGLIPICFKWFQINAATGRHRRVLSLLGCTSAGVFLGAGFMHMTAEALEGIESEIQKFVKQNRTESEGSSSDDADSAQETVPGSWLWSDGAQGTAAGIGVGWYV